The genomic stretch ACGAACCGACCACGGTCATGTGGTGGTTGATGCCGGTCACCACCACGGGGATCACCATCAGCAAGCTCGCGACGATGCCGGCGCTCTGAACCCAGACCGGCACGGGACCTCCGATGAGGTGGTGCACGCCCGCCCAGTTGTAGAAGAGCGCGAACGTCCAGAAGCCGAGCACCGAAAGATGGTAGCTGTAGATGGGTTTCCCCAGCACCTTGGGAATGAAGTAGTAGGCGGCCGCGAGACCGGTGGGCGTGAACCAGAGGCCGAGGATGTTGTGCGCGAACCACCAGTTCGTCAGCGCCTGCACCACGCCGATCGTCGGAGCGAACACGAGCATGATTTGCGCGACCGAATACAGCCACGGAAACCAGAACAGAGCGGCGAGGATGAACCACTGCGACACGTAGGTGTGTTCGCTGCGCCGGAACCGGAACATCACGATCCCCCAGGCACCGATGAGCGCGTAGCTGAAGAACAACATCGGCGAAGCGTAGGCGGGAAACTCCAACCACTCGATCGACGTGCCGTCCCCGGCGAGGATGCCGACCGTGCCGACGGCGATGCCGATGTTCCAACCGAAGCAGGCGACGACGAGCGTGCCGGCGTGGAGCAGGCGCGTGCGGCACAGGCGCGCCATGATCCACATGTTCACCGCGAACGCCACGTTCGTGCCCCATCCGTAGATGACCGTATTCAGATGGGCAGGACGGATGCGCCCGAACGTCGCCCACTCGCTCTCGCCGAGAAAGGCCGGGTGGTGCATCTTCCAAGATGCGATCAACGCGAAGATCGTTCCGACGAACAGCCAGAACAGCGAAGCTCCCACGAACAGCAGCGTCGTGGGGCGTGTGCTTTCGTCGATCTCGGCGAGCTCCGCGCGCATGGGCGTGAACTCGGTGCGTGGATCGAGCGAGACGGCGAGCGAAGGCGTCGTTGGCATGGAGACGAAGCGAAATTCGGGTGGCGAGTCACACCCGTCCAACGAGCGGAGCGTGGCGCGAGCGACCCCGGGCGGGCGAACGCCGGAGTGCAGCGATTCTAGTGGAGCCCCGTGTCGGTGGGCATGGGGGCGCGCCCGCATCCGGCTTCCGGGCTCCGACCCGTGGCTGCGGGGAGGTCTCGCGGATTTTCCCACGCCCAGTCCCGGACCTCCGCCGGATCTTCGCCCGTATCCACGATGTGGCGACGAAAGTCGCGCAGGAGATACTCGTAGCGTCGGCAACGCTCCGCGGCGACGACCGCGACCCGTGGATTCCCGGCGGCCGCGACGCGTACGGCCTGTTCCGCGAGCTGCCAGCGGCTCACGCCGTTGCGGACGAGCATGTCGAAAGGCGTAGTGGTGTTTCCTTCCTCGCAGTAGCCGTGGATGCGGAAACGGCTGCCCACGTCGCGCTCGTGCAGCAACTGTTTCACTGCGCTGGGGTAGCCGTGGAAAGCGACGACGACCGGTGCCCGCGCCGTGAAGAGCGCGTCGAACAAGTCGCGGTCCAAGCCGTGCGGGTGCGACGTGTTTTCTTCGAGGACGAGCAGATCGGTCACGTTGACCACGCGTATGCGAAAGCCGGGTACATCCGCGCGCAGAATACTCGCGGCGGCGAGCACCTCGGTCGTCACGACGTCGCCGATGCCGACGAGGACTACGTCGGGATCCACGCCGTCGTACGTGCTCGCCCATTGCCACACCGAAGCCCCGGCGCGGCAGTGGGCGACGGCTTCGTCCATCGTCAACCAGCACGGCATCGGGTTCTTGTTGGCGACGACGAGATTGACGTGGTTCACACCAGCGAGGCAGTGCTCGAGGGTCGCGAGCAGGCAGTTCGCGTCGGGCGGTAGGTACACGCGCATGATGTCGCCCTTCTTGTTCAACAACGAGTTGATGAAGCCGGGGCTTTGGTGGCTGAAGCCGTTGTGCTCCTGCCGCCAGAGCGTGGACGTCTCGAGGTAGTTGAGCGAGGAAACCGGCGAGCGCCACGAGAACTCCGCGCTCATCTTCAGAAACTTCGCGTACTGATCCATCATCGACGTCACGATGGGAAGAAATGCCTCGTAGCTCGGAAACAGTCCGTGACGTCCGGTCAGCAGATAACCCTGCAACCAGGCCTGACACGTGTGTTCGGAGAGCATCTCGAGCACGCGGCCGCCGTGCCGACCGATGTGTTCGGCGCAGCCACCGCCCGGGACGGGCCACTGGAAGCAGCGTTGCGTCGGTGCTTCGAAGACTCCGCCGAGTTTGTTGCTCGTCAGTTCGTCGGGGCAGACGATGCGAAACGTGGAGGGATTCTTCGCGATCACCGCGGCCAACCACCGGGCGACGACTTCGATCCCGCTCGTGCACGGAGCGCCGCGCGACTCGGCGCGGACCGCGATGGCGAACTCCCGCGAGGACGGAAGTGCGAGCGGCTCGCGTAGGCGGCCTCCGAAAGCGTGAGGGTTGCACCCGACTCGAAGATCACCGCGCGGACAACACGCCGTCACCTCGGGCACCGGCGCACCGCGCTCGTCGAAGAGTTCCTCCGGTCGGTAGGAACGGAGCCAGTCTTCGAGCAGCGCGAGGTGCGCGTCGTTCTCGGCGAGATCCGGAATCGGCACCTGATGCGAACGAAACGAGCCCTCCACCGGTTGGCCGTCGACGGCGCGAACGCCTTTCCAGCCTTTCGGCGAGCGGAGCACGAGCATCGGCCAACGCGGCGGTGGCATGTCGGACGAGTCCGCGGTACGGATCGCGTGCTGCAGAGCGTCGATGCGGGCGACCGCCCATCGCGTCGCCGTGTGCATCTCGTGCGCGAGATCGTCTCCGTCCACGATGCGCGGCTCCCAACCGTAGCCGCGGAACAGGT from Opitutales bacterium ASA1 encodes the following:
- a CDS encoding cbb3-type cytochrome c oxidase subunit I, which produces MPTTPSLAVSLDPRTEFTPMRAELAEIDESTRPTTLLFVGASLFWLFVGTIFALIASWKMHHPAFLGESEWATFGRIRPAHLNTVIYGWGTNVAFAVNMWIMARLCRTRLLHAGTLVVACFGWNIGIAVGTVGILAGDGTSIEWLEFPAYASPMLFFSYALIGAWGIVMFRFRRSEHTYVSQWFILAALFWFPWLYSVAQIMLVFAPTIGVVQALTNWWFAHNILGLWFTPTGLAAAYYFIPKVLGKPIYSYHLSVLGFWTFALFYNWAGVHHLIGGPVPVWVQSAGIVASLLMVIPVVVTGINHHMTVVGSFGRAWASPTLRFIVFGAVNYTLTSLLGSLMSLRSVNQVWHFTHSTPAHAHHGMYAFFTMIMFGSLYFIVPRVLRKEWPSAGLIALHFWTTAGGIALYMVGLTIGGTLQGLQLNDPQNHPSFLEITRMTVPYLFSRSVAGVIILVGHVAFMANFVWMLLRRREEHETSPTLFNTPPALDRSAARG
- a CDS encoding phosphoketolase family protein produces the protein MHADWEKYLRTVDYLAAAQIHLRDNVLLREPLRAEHVKPRLLGHWGTCPGLNLVHAALNRVVLETSRSVLLVTGPGHGAPASLANLYLEGSLHEFYPHLRHDLEGLRAFVRAFSWPGGFPSHLYPGVPGTIHEGGELGYALATAFGAAFDNPDLLVACIVGDGEAETGPTATAWHCNKFLDARESGAVLPVLHVNGFKISSPTIFGSMSNEELTDLFRGYGWEPRIVDGDDLAHEMHTATRWAVARIDALQHAIRTADSSDMPPPRWPMLVLRSPKGWKGVRAVDGQPVEGSFRSHQVPIPDLAENDAHLALLEDWLRSYRPEELFDERGAPVPEVTACCPRGDLRVGCNPHAFGGRLREPLALPSSREFAIAVRAESRGAPCTSGIEVVARWLAAVIAKNPSTFRIVCPDELTSNKLGGVFEAPTQRCFQWPVPGGGCAEHIGRHGGRVLEMLSEHTCQAWLQGYLLTGRHGLFPSYEAFLPIVTSMMDQYAKFLKMSAEFSWRSPVSSLNYLETSTLWRQEHNGFSHQSPGFINSLLNKKGDIMRVYLPPDANCLLATLEHCLAGVNHVNLVVANKNPMPCWLTMDEAVAHCRAGASVWQWASTYDGVDPDVVLVGIGDVVTTEVLAAASILRADVPGFRIRVVNVTDLLVLEENTSHPHGLDRDLFDALFTARAPVVVAFHGYPSAVKQLLHERDVGSRFRIHGYCEEGNTTTPFDMLVRNGVSRWQLAEQAVRVAAAGNPRVAVVAAERCRRYEYLLRDFRRHIVDTGEDPAEVRDWAWENPRDLPAATGRSPEAGCGRAPMPTDTGLH